One window of Epinephelus fuscoguttatus linkage group LG9, E.fuscoguttatus.final_Chr_v1 genomic DNA carries:
- the trmt112 gene encoding multifunctional methyltransferase subunit TRM112-like protein — MKLLTHNMLTSHVKGVTKGYPLLIKATEVKVNEVDFNPQFVCRMIPKLQWSALVQAAEVLGQRQDLPGELLPEFENNEEFLKKVHRVLLEVEVIEGCLQCPESGREFPISRGIPNMLLNEDEV; from the exons atgaagctgctcacgCACAACATGTTGACATCTCACGTGAAGGGAGTCACCAAAGGATACCCGCTGCTCATCAAG GCAACTGAGGTGAAAGTGAATGAGGTGGACTTCAACCCTCAGTTTGTCTGCCGGATGATCCCCAAACTGCAGTGGAGCGCTCTGGTCCAGGCTGCAGAGGTG TTGGGTCAACGGCAAGACCTGCCAGGTGAGCTGCTGCCAGAATTCGAGAACAACGAAGAGTTCCTGAAGAAAGTGCACAGAGTGCTGTTAGAG gtGGAGGTGATAGAGGGCTGTCTGCAGTGCCCTGAATCAGGACGAGAATTCCCCATCTCCAGAGGAATCCCCAACATGCTGCTGAACGAGGACGAGGTGTAG
- the tgfb5 gene encoding transforming growth factor beta-2 proprotein → MWLPRLALLLLRFSGVLLVEGFNTCHSINLDAQKSRRIEAVRGQILSKLRIRSPPEKDEAPPPGTVPPEVMLLYNSTRELLKERARLAESACERESSEEDYYAKEVQRIDMLPPRTDTNAVQPAAPNPHYRVVHFDVSGVDLTNSTLVKAEFRIFRAPNPQARASEQRVEIYQLLKPDEESTSTQRYIDSRTVQPKAKGAWISVEVTETIKDWVSDPENNLGLKLGVHCPCCTFVPSTNNIVPNKSEELEALFAGLDDEQLRQIRKPGQVKGQADFTTKTPHLILTVLPSDRVDNPAKKNRKKRAAATDTTTCSRGSDQGCCLRSLYIDFRRDLNWKWIHEPKGYKANFCAGSCPYLWSANNHYNMILPLYNKLNPEASASPCCVPQDLEPLTIMYFIGRTPRVEQLSNMVVKSCKCR, encoded by the exons ATGTGGCTCCCCCGCCtcgcgctgctgctgctccggTTCTCCGGTGTGTTGCTGGTGGAGGGGTTCAACACGTGCCACTCCATCAACCTTGACGCGCAGAAGTCCCGGCGCATCGAGGCAGTCCGCGGACAGATCCTCAGCAAGCTTCGCATCCGCAGCCCGCCGGAGAAGGACGAGGCCCCGCCGCCTGGCACGGTGCCCCCGGAGGTCATGCTGCTCTACAACAGCACGCgggagctgctgaaggagcGCGCGCGTCTGGCGGAGTCGGCGTGCGAGCGCGAGAGCAGCGAGGAGGACTATTATGCCAAAGAGGTGCAGAGGATTGACATGCTGCCCCCACGCACCGACACAA atgCGGTACAGCCAGCAGCCCCCAACCCCCATTACAGAGTGGTCCACTTCGACGTCAGTGGGGTGGACCTGACTAACAGCACCCTGGTCAAAGCTGAGTTTAGGATCTTCAGAGCTCCCAACCCGCAGGCCCGGGCCTCAGAGCAGAGAGTGGAGATATATCAG CTGCTGAAGCCAGATGAAGAAAGCACCTCCACTCAACGTTATATTGACTCCCGCACGGTGCAGCCGAAGGCAAAGGGAGCCTGGATCTCTGTGGAGGTTACAGAAACCATAAAGGACTGGGTGTCAGATCCAG AGAATAATCTTGGCCTGAAGCTGGGTGTCCACTGTCCCTGCTGCACCTTCGTTCCATCCACCAATAACATTGTTCCCAACAAGAGTGAGGAGCTGGAGGCTCTCTTTGCAg GTTTGGATGATGAGCAGCTTCGTCAGATAAGAAAGCCCGGTCAGGTTAAAGGCCAGGCAGATTTCACCACCAAGACGCCACACCTCATCCTCACCGTGCTGCCCAGTGACAGAGTGGACAACCCGGCCAAGAAGAACCGCAAAAAGAGGGCGGCCGCCACAGACACCACAACCTGCTCCCG CGGCTCGGACCAGGGCTGCTGCCTGCGCTCGCTCTACATCGACTTCAGGAGGGACCTCAACTGGAAGTGGATCCACGAACCCAAAGGTTACAAAGCCAACTTCTGTGCCGGCAGCTGTCCTTACCTCTGGAGTGCCAACAACCACTATAACATG ATCCTGCCCCTCTACAACAAGCTGAACCCTGAGGCCTCCGCCTCACCCTGCTGCGTTCCTCAGGACCTGGAGCCCCTCACCATTATGTACTTCATAGGCCGCACACCACGTGTCGAGCAACTCTCCAATATGGTCGTCAAATCCTGCAAGTGCCGCTGA